A region of the Trichocoleus sp. genome:
CTGATGGCGCTGGCTTCATAGCCATGACGATTGAGGATGTACTCAACTGTTTTACGAATCGTTGCACCATCATCAATACAGACAATGCGGGGAACTTTGTCTCGCTGGAGCAGGCTCATGTCCCGTTTTTGAATTGCAGACTCCTCCAAAGCAGAATAGTTGACCTGTACCAAACCCTGCTGGACGTAAGGATAGACCGCGCGAGCAACCGTGACGATATCCCGGTTCAAATAGCGCGCCATCTGCCGCAAAGACGTTTTGCCATCAACCCACCACTCCAGAGCACGGAAGGAAGTTGCCGTTAAAGTTTCTCGCAGTTGAGCTGCGTTTGTGATGATAGGGCATTGGTCAGGGGATTGAATATGCGGGTGAAACTGCTTCCACTCTTGCACCTGCTTCATAATTTGCGCGATCAGCGGCGCAATCTCTAGCGTAATCAGCTGGGGCGACAGAGCAGAACTCAATTCAAAGATGAACGACCCCTGATGCAGGCTAAGCAGATCAAACAACGTCTCCTGTACCATCCCCTGAATAATGCTGCGTCCTTGGGCTGGTGTAATCACATGCTTCTCAAGCAGCGCCCATAGGTACCCATATTCAGGCGCGTTTATCGTGGCGATCGAGGAGCCACTCGTCTGGTCAAGTGCCTTTTCTAGCTTGTAGCGGCGCAGATAGCTACGCAGGCGATCTAAATTACTGGCACTGTGCCCTGCATAAATAATTTGTCCGTTGAGAAAAAAGACAAACCAGGAAAAGTGATTGTCTGTTCTTGTACTGCTGCCTGATGTTCCATGGGTTTCGACAAACAATTCTCCGGTTCTCTGCCCTAGCTCAATCAGCTGGAGAATACTGCGGATGTCAATTTCGCTCAGCTTACCCTGCATTCAATCCCACTTCTCTCCTCATAATATGAACTAGCGCCCACAATTGTTATGGATTCAATATAGCTTTGGCAGTGACGTGAACAGCCGAAACTGCCCCGATGTAAACTATCTCTAGAATT
Encoded here:
- a CDS encoding response regulator, producing MQGKLSEIDIRSILQLIELGQRTGELFVETHGTSGSSTRTDNHFSWFVFFLNGQIIYAGHSASNLDRLRSYLRRYKLEKALDQTSGSSIATINAPEYGYLWALLEKHVITPAQGRSIIQGMVQETLFDLLSLHQGSFIFELSSALSPQLITLEIAPLIAQIMKQVQEWKQFHPHIQSPDQCPIITNAAQLRETLTATSFRALEWWVDGKTSLRQMARYLNRDIVTVARAVYPYVQQGLVQVNYSALEESAIQKRDMSLLQRDKVPRIVCIDDGATIRKTVEYILNRHGYEASAISSPLKALSLVFYLKPDLILCDITMPELDGYEVCAMLRTSSLFRETPIIMLTGKDGFIDRVRARMVGATDYLTKPFGEGELLMLVERYVGVGQPDRPKLDKLLAEAVELE